In a genomic window of Sardina pilchardus chromosome 20, fSarPil1.1, whole genome shotgun sequence:
- the vgll2b gene encoding transcription cofactor vestigial-like protein 2b isoform X1, with product MSCLDVMYPAYGHYPPYAPAASAFISSLPAPVGVRSPSPRTREFMESVASSHPTDSPSGAVAAAAAASSAPPPHSSSSSSSYTAGASPAQDGPKEKQESPEAEYLSSRCVLFTYYQGDISSVVDEHFSRALSSYMEGESKRRTPHAGTASPVNRRSFPPSFWDSNYPSPSARGHCDPGVSPYSMDPYAHSALHPGLPHPHPHPHAHPHPHAHPSDSWSYTQSQAYGPPRPLHELYTAAPGLEPHYGPLLMPAVRPAHLGPLPGHYEVGKLEHTPTWPGLLPAGDVAQSLALNMDPGESDGDGPWRKTRASAEAAYHNSFLVAVRTNQAGFLYTY from the exons ATGAGTTGTTTGGATGTTATGTACCCAGCCTATGGACATTACCCACCGTACGCGCCAGCTGCCTCCGCTTTCATCAGCAGTTTGCCG gctccAGTTGGTGTGAGAAGCCCTTCTCCTCGCACGCGGGAGTTCATGGAGAGCGTGGCCTCCTCGCACCCCACGGACAGCCCCTCTGGAGcggtcgccgccgccgccgccgcctcctccgcaCCGCCGCcgcactcctcctcctcgtcctcctcgtacACGGCGGGCGCGTCGCCAGCCCAGGACGGCCCCAAGGAGAAGCAGGAGTCGCCCGAGGCGGAGTACCTGAGCTCGCGCTGCGTCCTCTTCACCTACTACCAGGGCGACATCAGCAGCGTGGTGGACGAGCACTTCTCCCGCGCACTCAGCTCCtacatggagggagagagcaagcgcAGGACGCCACACGCTGGCACAG cttccCCAGTCAATCGGCGCAGTTTCCCGCCATCTTTCTGGGACAGTAACTACCCCTCTCCGTCCGCTCGAGGCCACTGTGACCCCGGGGTGTCTCCATACTCCATGGACCCCTACGCTCACAGCGCCCTGCACCCCGGCCTCCCCCAcccgcacccccaccctcacgcccacccccacccgcacGCCCACCCCTCCGACTCCTGGAGCTACACGCAGAGCCAGGCGTACGGCCCGCCGCGGCCCCTCCACGAACTGTACacggcggcgccggggctggaGCCGCACTACGGGCCGCTGCTCATGCCCGCCGTCAGGCCGGCGCACCTGGGCCCGCTCCCCGGGCACTACGAGGTGGGCAAGCTGGAGCACACGCCCACGTGGCCCGGCCTGCTGCCCGCCGGCGACGTGGCCCAGAGCCTGGCGCTCAACATGGACCCAGGTGAGAGCGACGGCGACGGCCCCTGGCGCAAGACGAGAGCCTCGGCGGAGGCCGCGTACCACAACAGCTTCCTTGTTGCTGTGAGGACAAATCAGGCCGGTTTCCTGTACACGTATTAA
- the vgll2b gene encoding transcription cofactor vestigial-like protein 2b isoform X2, whose protein sequence is MSCLDVMYPAYGHYPPYAPAASAFISSLPAPVGVRSPSPRTREFMESVASSHPTDSPSGAVAAAAAASSAPPPHSSSSSSSYTAGASPAQDGPKEKQESPEAEYLSSRCVLFTYYQGDISSVVDEHFSRALSSYMEGESKRRTPHAGTASPVNRRSFPPSFWDSNYPSPSARGHCDPGVSPYSMDPYAHSALHPGLPHPHPHPHAHPHPHAHPSDSWSYTQSQAYGPPRPLHELYTAAPGLEPHYGPLLMPAVRPAHLGPLPGHYEVGKLEHTPTWPGLLPAGDVAQSLALNMDPGLQPQKKGKELYWF, encoded by the exons ATGAGTTGTTTGGATGTTATGTACCCAGCCTATGGACATTACCCACCGTACGCGCCAGCTGCCTCCGCTTTCATCAGCAGTTTGCCG gctccAGTTGGTGTGAGAAGCCCTTCTCCTCGCACGCGGGAGTTCATGGAGAGCGTGGCCTCCTCGCACCCCACGGACAGCCCCTCTGGAGcggtcgccgccgccgccgccgcctcctccgcaCCGCCGCcgcactcctcctcctcgtcctcctcgtacACGGCGGGCGCGTCGCCAGCCCAGGACGGCCCCAAGGAGAAGCAGGAGTCGCCCGAGGCGGAGTACCTGAGCTCGCGCTGCGTCCTCTTCACCTACTACCAGGGCGACATCAGCAGCGTGGTGGACGAGCACTTCTCCCGCGCACTCAGCTCCtacatggagggagagagcaagcgcAGGACGCCACACGCTGGCACAG cttccCCAGTCAATCGGCGCAGTTTCCCGCCATCTTTCTGGGACAGTAACTACCCCTCTCCGTCCGCTCGAGGCCACTGTGACCCCGGGGTGTCTCCATACTCCATGGACCCCTACGCTCACAGCGCCCTGCACCCCGGCCTCCCCCAcccgcacccccaccctcacgcccacccccacccgcacGCCCACCCCTCCGACTCCTGGAGCTACACGCAGAGCCAGGCGTACGGCCCGCCGCGGCCCCTCCACGAACTGTACacggcggcgccggggctggaGCCGCACTACGGGCCGCTGCTCATGCCCGCCGTCAGGCCGGCGCACCTGGGCCCGCTCCCCGGGCACTACGAGGTGGGCAAGCTGGAGCACACGCCCACGTGGCCCGGCCTGCTGCCCGCCGGCGACGTGGCCCAGAGCCTGGCGCTCAACATGGACCCAG GCCTCCAGCCCCAGAAGAAAGGCAAGGAGCTCTACTGGTTCTAA
- the LOC134067122 gene encoding NTPase KAP family P-loop domain-containing protein 1-like, protein MTTKDEMEQETTRTDGTNHDANASPRPVPPSLSSTLALIWRLLFFQPVWTKENQKQKNVRFVFVRFSAWHFAGSDLLWAGLVMRLCVTLQHKFGRLQLGLYRMCQHDEEAAEHKKEVTDGKANWSSKKICCIPLLLLVALVITGAMVILALLITFGFPEPEVEEDGQPEAEENAGFGVLEGFAIAALGVPAAGAVRFSFMLGKNLMVHQDFNIRRKMDNKKVSGKLGFMNVVRKEMKLLSCFIHFMEVFERRKIRVVLEITNLDRCTPEKIVGVLEAINILLSDEESPFISLLAVDPEVIVEQVNNTDCQKDQAFGFLDRIITLPFTVPPLCDASKWTVFKNIACRCSEIPIVSPPKDDEKLCERSESGEGMQLLPQTNQTEDLEVEVKVTGTDDDDDDDDVDVFQTKLHEYLSGDTMSMRRIINSFRVTTIIMEELPNFQCLPAEKVHVAAWVVLADRWPCRLSWILQCIEDKEQRTEIDQGEGMDSSMTLWQVFSKHRTELKLMKEAVEDLLERDADPELFEKFLKVDFPFTVSEAERFDQSTVNLDVSIKRKLARVRGSNRSHEESKPAPTQSGKAI, encoded by the exons ATGACAACAAAAG atGAAATGGAGCAAGAGACCACAAGAACAGATGGGACAAATCATGATGCCAATGCCTCGCCTCGTCCTGTCCCGCCTTCTCTTTCCAGTACCCTGGCTCTCATCTGGCGGCTGCTCTTCTTTCAACCCGTGTGGACAAAGGAAAACCAAAAACAGAAGAACGTCCGCTTTGTGTTCGTGAGGTTCAGCGCCTGGCACTTTGCCGGCAGTGACCTGCTCTGGGCGGGGCTGGTGATGCGTCTGTGCGTGACGCTGCAACACAAGTTCGGCCGACTCCAGCTGGGCCTCTACCGCATGTGTCAGCACGACGAGGAGGCAGCCGAACACAAGAAAGAGGTCACGGACGGAAAAGCCAACTGGAGCTCCAAGAAGATCTGCTGCATCCCTCTGCTGCTTCTCGTTGCCCTCGTCATCACTGGAGCAATGGTCATCTTGGCTCTGCTCATCACGTTCGGCTTCCCTGAACCAGAGGTTGAGGAAGATGGGCAACCAGAAGCTGAAGAGAACGCAGGGTTTGGAGTGTTAGAAGGGTTTGCCATTGCTGCCCTTGGGGTGCCGGCGGCCGGTGCGGTTCGATTCAGCTTCATGTTGGGGAAAAACCTGATGGTCCACCAAGACTTCAACATCCGACGTAAGATGGACAACAAGAAGGTGAGCGGAAAACTGGGATTCATGAATGTCGTGCGGAAGGAGATGAAGCTGCTGTCTTGCTTCATCCATTTCATGGAGGTCTTTGAGAGGAGGAAGATTCGAGTCGTGCTGGAAATCACCAACCTCGACCGCTGCACACCGGAGAAAATCGTTGGCGTCCTGGAGGCCATCAACATCTTGCTGTCTGACGAAGAGagtcccttcatctctcttctgGCAGTGGATCCTGAAGTTATTGTGGAACAGGTAAACAACACTGACTGCCAAAAAGACCAAGCTTTCGGTTTCCTGGATCGCATCATCACACTTCCATTTACAGTGCCTCCGCTCTGCGACGCATCTAAGTGGACTGTGTTCAAGAACATTGCGTGTCGATGCTCAGAAATTCCAATCGTATCTCCTCCAAAAGATGATGAGAAACTCTGTGAGAGATCTGAGAGTGGTGAGGGCATGCAATTACTTCCTCAAACCAACCAAACTGAAGatctggaggtggaggtgaaggtgACGGGTAcagatgacgatgacgatgacgatgacgtTGACGTTTTCCAGACTAAATTGCATGAGTACCTCTCTGGTGATACCATGTCCATGAGAAGAATCATCAACTCCTTCCGGGTGACTACCATTATTATGGAGGAGCTCCCCAACTTCCAGTGTCTACCAGCAGAGAAGGTACATGTAGCAGCCTGGGTGGTGTTGGCTGACCGCTGGCCCTGTCGCCTGAGCTGGATTCTCCAGTGCATTGAGGAcaaagaacagagaacagagattGACCAAGGAGAGGGCATGGACAGCTCCATGACGCTCTGGCAAGTCTTCAGTAAGCATAGAACTGAGCTGAAGCTCATGAAGGAAGCGGTGGAGGATCTTCTAGAAAGAGATGCTGACCCGGAGCTTTTCGAGAAGTTCCTGAAGGTGGACTTCCCTTTCACTGTGAGTGAGGCGGAGAGGTTTGACCAAAGCACCGTCAATCTGGACGTTTCAATCAAGAGGAAACTCGCCAGGGTTAGAGGGAGCAACAGAAGTCACGAGGAGAGCAAACCAGCTCCAACACAGTCTGGCAAGGCTATCTGA
- the LOC134067377 gene encoding macrophage-expressed gene 1 protein-like has translation MDPTLLCLMFFVVVHHSSVCAKPHPSNGLQECRKNLSLLALEVLPGGGWDNLRNKDMGRVMNFSYSQCQTTEDGVYLIPDEVFVIPQRTTAVERSSEVFEHWLNHTSSTSQTINADASFLPVLSGKFSSDSQQTKTYQVRDNSVTSRVQVRNHIYTVDNYPDFTLDSRFIEQVKEIADALLKNNTRRATFLSEMMVVDYGTHVITSVDAGAILEQEDHVESTYYQTSEKSLFSSTAGLNFFKIIKFDMDTKESQETTQTLEYKTHVTHSLTQSHGGPVFYPGITLKTWQESTLNNLVAIDRSGLPLHYILNRATLPDLPDTIIESVAQSVRNATQLYYDVNTRPGCVDSSSANFNFQANVDDNSCLGPATNLSFGGIYQTCTPLTGGDAAQLCVGQEQMNPDTGAYSCREPYFSTLLQSVVIEEHYSYTECHDDCESFCLFDCCDRVCNTWALVRKVEVKTYWCATDKFTKPRSGYLFGGLYSPYVENPLTRSKSCPLYFFPLTFLSNDFKICLSNDYEQASSLSVPFGGFFSCRAGNPLAWFEHRCPPQFSQHLATIDDGCQILYCVKSGAFTGGQLKPINLPPFTHPELIRKVDNKTMIMVTEGDQVWLRRGDSNSWKRAETGEVAKYVRQLHTSAGGQIAAGFLVTFSIILAIGVAYVVKRKFGSLSRREGYGTLLDTGV, from the exons ATGGACCCAACACTGCTCTGTCTAATGTTCTTTGTTGTGGTCCATCACAGTTCTGTTTGTGCCAAACCACATCCTAGCAATGGATTACAGGAATGCCGCAAGAACCTCAGCCTTCTGGCTCTGGAGGTCTTACCTGGTGGGGGCTGGGACAATCTTCGGAACAAGGATATGGGTCGAGTCATGAATTTCAGTTACTCCCAGTGCCAGACCACCGAAGATGGTGTATATCTTATTCCAGACGAGGTGTTTGTCATCCCGCAGAGGACAACAGCTGTGGAGAGAAGCTCAGAGGTTTTTGAACACTGGCTAAATCACACCAGCTCAACCTCACAGACCATCAATGCTGATGCTTCTTTCTTGCCGGTGCTCAGTGGAAAATTCTCCTCTGACAGTCAACAAACCAAAACCTATCAAGTGCGGGACAATTCTGTCACATCTCGTGTGCAG GTGAGAAACCATATATACACAGTGGACAACTATCCTGACTTCACCCTGGACTCACGCTTTATAGAGCAAGTGAAAGAAATAGCAGACGCACTGTTAAAGAACAACACTCGACGTGCAACATTCCTCTCGGAGATGATGGTGGTTGATTATGGCACCCATGTGATCACCTCAGTGGATGCAGGCGCTATTCTGGAGCAGGAAGATCATGTTGAGTCCACTTATTATCAAACAAGTGAAAAATCTCTATTCTCTAGTACGGCTGGcttaaactttttcaaaatcattAAGTTTGACATGGACACCAAAGAGAGTCAAGAGACAACTCAGACTTTGGAATACAAGACCCAcgtcacccactcactcacacaaagccACGGGGGGCCCGTATTCTACCCAGGGATCACTTTGAAGACCTGGCAAGAGAGCACGCTAAACAATCTTGTTGCCATAGACCGATCAGGCCTTCCTCTGCACTACATTCTGAACAGAGCAACTCTGCCAGACCTTCCAGACACCATCATAGAGAGTGTGGCCCAGTCTGTGCGCAACGCCACACAGCTCTACTACGATGTTAATACACGACCAGGATGTGTAGACAGCAGTTCGGCAAATTTCAATTTTCAAGCTAATGTCGATGACAACTCTTGTTTAGGGCCGGCGACTAACTTAAGCTTTGGTGGTATTTATCAAACATGCACCCCCCTCACTGGTGGAGATGCAGCTCAGCTTTGTGTAGGGCAAGAGCAGATGAATCCTGACACTGGGGCCTACTCATGCCGTGAGCCTTATTTCTCCACACTTTTACAGTCTGTTGTGATTGAGGAGCATTACAGTTACACTGAGTGTCATGACGATTGCGAATCCTTCTGTTTATTTGACTGTTGCGATAGAGTTTGTAACACTTGGGCTTTAGTTAGGAAAGTAGAGGTCAAGACCTACTGGTGTGCCACAGATAAGTTTACAAAACCTCGCTCAGGGTACCTCTTTGGTGGTCTGTACAGTCCATATGTCGAGAATCCATTAACCAGGTCGAAGAGTTGTCCACTTTATTTTTTCCCACTGACTTTtctgtccaatgattttaagaTTTGTCTGAGTAACGATTATGAACAGGCTTCTTCACTGTCTGTGCCTTTTGGAGGGTTTTTCAGCTGCAGGGCTGGAAACCCCTTGGCTTGGTTTGAACATCGCTGCCCACCACAGTTCAGCCAACACCTCGCCACGATAGACGACGGGTGCCAAATTCTGTACTGTGTGAAGTCTGGAGCATTTACAGGTGGGCAGCTGAAACCCATCAACTTGCCTCCGTTCACTCACCCAGAATTGATCAGAAAGGTTGACAACAAGACAATGATTATGGTAACTGAGGGAGATCAGGTGTGGCTTCGAAGAGGAGATTCAAATTCATGGAAACGTGCCGAGACTGGGGAAGTAGCTAAATATGTGAGACAGCTCCACACTTCAGCAGGGGGGCAGATTGCTGCAGGATTTCTTGTCACGTTTTCAATCATCTTAGCTATTGGAGTAGCGTACGTAGTAAAGAGGAAATTCGGAAGCCTGTCTCGTAGGGAGGGCTATGGGACTCTTCTCGACACTGGGGTgtag